The following proteins come from a genomic window of Leishmania major strain Friedlin complete genome, chromosome 17:
- the CYSB gene encoding cystathionine beta-synthase, whose product MASANPRNQILANALEAVGNTPCIRLNRVPQKHGIRCEVVAKCEFFNPGGSVKDRIGKQMVLDAEKNGTLKPGSVIVEATSGNTGIGLSMAAAIRGYHMVITMPKKMSHEKETTLQSLGAEVIRTETSLPYDHPDSLIGVARRLRDEKGYVLLDQYTNPSNPGAHYEFTGQEIYDQCGSKVDMVVICAGTGGTITGVAKKLKELIPGVIVVGVDPVGSIIADPEHPGEPVMYHVEGIGYDFVPDVCERKYVDRWVKTRDQESFDLALELHREEGLLVGGSSGSAMAGVLEAAKDLRPDQRCVVLMADGIRNYMGKFADVNWMIEHGFRQGEVTRPTYDTLKKELEEVKAKLAKYESGTQ is encoded by the coding sequence ATGGCATCCGCAAACCCCCGCAACCAAATCCTGGCCAACGCCCTCGAGGCGGTCGGCAACACCCCTTGCATCCGCTTGAACCGCGTCCCACAGAAGCATGGCATTCGGTGTGAGGTCGTGGCCAAGTGCGAATTCTTCAACCCTGGCGGCAGCGTGAAGGATCGCATCGGCAAGCAGATGGTACTCGACGCCGAAAAGAACGGGACGCTCAAGCCGGGATCCGTGATTGTGGAGGCTACAAGTGGCAACACTGGCATCGGTCTctccatggcggcggcgatccGCGGCTACCACATGGTGATCACGATGCCGAAGAAGATGTCGCACGAGAAGGAGACGACGCTACAGTCCCTTGGCGCCGAGGTGATCCGCACGGAGACGTCTCTTCCGTACGACCACCCGGACAGCCTCATCGGGGTCGCTCGCCGCCTGCGCGATGAGAAGGGCTATGTGCTGCTGGACCAGTACACGAACCCCAGCAACCCGGGTGCGCACTACGAGTTTACTGGCCAGGAGATCTACGACCAGTGTGGCAGTAAGGTCGACATGGTAGTCATCTGCGCCGGAACCGGTGGCACGATCACTGGAGTGGCCAAGAAGCTGAAGGAACTCATCCCCGGAGTCATCGTTGTCGGTGTAGACCCGGTCGGCAGCATCATCGCCGATCCCGAACACCCCGGCGAGCCTGTCATGTACCACGTAGAGGGAATCGGCTATGACTTTGTGCCAGATGTGTGCGAGCGTAAGTACGTCGATCGCTGGGTCAAGACGCGCGATCAGGAGAGTTTCGACCTCGCCCTCGAGCTGCACCGCGAGGAGGGTCTGCTGGTCGGCGGTAGCAGCGGCTCCGCGATGGCCGGCGTGTTGGAGGCAGCCAAGGACCTTCGCCCGGATCAGCGCTGCGTCGTGCTCATGGCGGACGGCATCCGCAACTACATGGGGAAGTTTGCCGATGTCAACTGGATGATCGAGCACGGCTTCCGGCAGGGTGAGGTGACCCGCCCCACCTACGACACGCtgaagaaggagctggaggaggtcAAGGCGAAGCTGGCCAAGTACGAGAGCGGCACTCAGtag